A window of the Desulfovibrio sp. Fe33 genome harbors these coding sequences:
- a CDS encoding portal protein → MDRTELARSLLKRFSGLEEARRPWAGAWQELSEYMLPRKNSFVASGSGAAWQGRAGDERIFDSTPMHALELLASSLGGLLTNPSLPWFDISVKDRAAGDADEVRAFMQESRERMVALFNSEDTGFQAHVHELYLDVALLGTAVMYVEADPTTVVRFSSRPLGEVFVAESARGQVDTVYRRYELTARQAVQEWGAACSDETLRKGEDRPEEPVEILHAVFPRMDRDPGGFGSAHFPYASVYLEVKSSHVLEESGYLEMPYMVPRWAKAAGETYGRGPGQTALSDTRVLNAMARTALMAAEKMSDPPLMVPDDGFLGPVRSGPGGLSYYRAGSTDRIEALPVNVDLRAAEEMMNGRRESIRRIFLSDQIAPEGPAVTATEAVIRQAEKMRVLGPVLGRLQTELLSPLIRRVFRIMLRAGALPSFPEGLSADDLEVRYTSPVTRAQKQYEAQGLSQVMEYLSPLVGGQDAFGIMDNFDTDRVARHVAELFNTPSDYLKSEERVAEGRAQKTQAASSAQITATVADAAAIAKTLSEIRMDNPSVLSGLWSLLMGSTGVAAPPSAAPGPGAGSDAQEAPHA, encoded by the coding sequence ATGGACAGAACAGAATTGGCCCGCTCCCTGCTGAAACGCTTCTCCGGTTTGGAGGAGGCCCGCCGTCCGTGGGCGGGGGCGTGGCAGGAGCTGTCGGAATACATGCTGCCCCGCAAGAACAGCTTTGTCGCGTCCGGTTCGGGCGCGGCGTGGCAGGGACGCGCGGGGGACGAGCGCATCTTCGACTCCACGCCCATGCACGCCCTTGAGCTGCTGGCCTCGTCACTGGGCGGGCTGCTGACCAACCCTTCGCTGCCCTGGTTCGACATCTCGGTGAAGGACCGGGCAGCGGGCGACGCGGACGAGGTCCGCGCTTTCATGCAGGAGTCCCGCGAACGGATGGTGGCGTTGTTCAACAGCGAGGATACCGGGTTCCAGGCGCACGTGCATGAGCTTTATCTGGACGTCGCCCTGCTCGGCACGGCGGTCATGTACGTCGAGGCGGACCCCACCACCGTGGTCCGCTTCTCGTCCAGGCCGCTGGGCGAGGTCTTCGTGGCCGAGTCCGCGCGCGGTCAGGTGGACACCGTGTACCGCCGCTACGAGCTCACGGCCCGCCAGGCGGTCCAGGAGTGGGGCGCGGCCTGCTCGGACGAGACGTTGCGCAAGGGCGAGGACAGGCCCGAGGAGCCCGTGGAAATCCTGCACGCGGTCTTTCCCCGGATGGATCGCGATCCGGGGGGATTCGGCTCGGCGCATTTCCCTTACGCCAGCGTGTACCTGGAGGTGAAGAGCAGCCATGTGCTTGAGGAGAGCGGCTATCTGGAGATGCCGTACATGGTCCCGCGCTGGGCCAAGGCCGCCGGCGAAACCTACGGCCGGGGGCCGGGGCAGACGGCGTTGTCCGACACCCGGGTCCTCAACGCCATGGCCCGGACCGCGCTCATGGCCGCGGAAAAGATGTCCGATCCGCCGCTGATGGTCCCGGACGACGGTTTCCTCGGCCCGGTTCGTTCCGGTCCGGGCGGGCTGTCCTACTATCGGGCCGGGTCAACGGACCGCATCGAGGCCCTGCCTGTGAATGTGGATTTACGGGCCGCCGAGGAGATGATGAACGGCCGCAGGGAGTCGATCCGCCGCATATTCCTGTCGGATCAGATCGCGCCGGAAGGCCCGGCGGTCACGGCCACCGAAGCGGTCATCCGCCAGGCGGAGAAGATGCGCGTGCTCGGCCCTGTGCTGGGCAGGTTGCAGACCGAGCTTCTCAGCCCGCTGATTCGGCGGGTCTTTCGCATCATGCTGCGCGCCGGGGCGTTGCCGTCCTTCCCCGAGGGGCTGTCCGCGGATGATCTCGAAGTCCGCTACACATCGCCCGTGACCCGCGCCCAAAAACAGTACGAGGCCCAGGGACTTTCCCAGGTCATGGAATACCTTTCGCCGCTGGTGGGCGGGCAGGACGCCTTCGGGATCATGGACAACTTCGACACGGACCGGGTGGCCCGGCATGTCGCCGAGCTGTTCAACACTCCTTCCGACTACCTCAAGTCCGAGGAGCGTGTGGCCGAGGGGCGGGCGCAGAAGACGCAGGCCGCGAGTTCGGCGCAGATCACGGCCACCGTGGCCGACGCGGCGGCCATCGCCAAGACGCTGTCCGAGATCCGCATGGACAATCCCAGCGTGCTGTCCGGCCTGTGGTCCCTGCTCATGGGCTCAACCGGCGTCGCTGCCCCGCCTTCGGCCGCCCCCGGCCCCGGGGCCGGTTCCGACGCGCAGGAGGCTCCCCATGCCTGA
- a CDS encoding Bbp19 family protein — protein MPEASPLELHRAYMRLFDSADGRVVMADLERRGCFMRSTYSTDRGRTEFNEGRRSLVLHMKHMLEPDNFIEKENNR, from the coding sequence ATGCCTGAGGCCAGCCCGCTTGAACTGCATCGGGCCTACATGCGGCTTTTCGATTCCGCCGACGGGCGCGTGGTCATGGCCGATCTGGAGCGGCGGGGCTGCTTCATGCGGTCCACGTATTCCACGGACCGGGGGCGGACCGAATTCAACGAAGGCCGCAGGTCCCTGGTCCTGCACATGAAACACATGCTTGAACCCGACAACTTCATCGAGAAGGAGAACAACCGATGA
- a CDS encoding NAD(P)H-hydrate dehydratase: MLIIVGTVPDPAVPVLDAPALLANGALSVGGRALPPDRGTPALLAAAASACAFLGTEPPHAMLVGDEGLGRGSRELYRHLTEVLPSRACSTLAFHYLQPDVDWHNKVLMAAQAMAGPPALVADAGFMYAAKMSGFAGEYALFTPDAGELAFLADETAPHPFYTRGFILQDENRAPELIERAYSHENAAACLLVKGGTDRIADRTGVLAEITGPSVEAMEAMGGTGDTVTGMACALMEYGLPTPKAAQVAAQANRYAGEAARPTPASQIGELVPHIPDALRRAMEELP, from the coding sequence ATGCTCATCATAGTCGGCACAGTGCCCGATCCGGCCGTCCCCGTGCTTGACGCGCCCGCACTCCTGGCCAACGGCGCGCTCTCCGTGGGAGGACGCGCCCTGCCGCCCGACCGGGGCACGCCCGCGCTGCTGGCCGCAGCGGCTTCGGCCTGCGCCTTTCTCGGCACGGAACCGCCCCACGCCATGCTGGTGGGGGACGAAGGGCTCGGCCGGGGCAGCCGGGAACTATACCGCCATCTGACCGAGGTCCTGCCGTCGCGCGCCTGCTCCACGCTCGCCTTCCATTATCTGCAACCCGATGTGGACTGGCACAACAAGGTGCTCATGGCCGCCCAGGCCATGGCCGGGCCGCCCGCCCTCGTGGCCGACGCCGGATTCATGTACGCAGCCAAGATGAGCGGCTTTGCGGGCGAGTACGCCCTGTTCACGCCCGACGCCGGTGAGCTTGCCTTTCTCGCGGACGAGACGGCTCCGCACCCCTTCTACACGCGCGGATTCATCCTCCAGGACGAGAATCGCGCGCCCGAGCTGATCGAACGCGCGTACAGCCACGAAAACGCGGCGGCCTGCCTGCTGGTCAAGGGAGGAACGGACCGGATCGCGGACCGCACCGGCGTCCTGGCGGAAATCACCGGCCCGTCCGTCGAAGCCATGGAAGCCATGGGCGGCACGGGCGACACGGTCACGGGCATGGCCTGCGCCCTGATGGAATACGGCCTGCCCACGCCCAAGGCCGCGCAGGTGGCGGCTCAGGCCAACCGGTACGCGGGCGAAGCGGCCCGGCCCACCCCGGCCTCCCAAATCGGGGAACTGGTCCCCCATATCCCGGACGCCCTCAGGCGGGCCATGGAGGAACTCCCGTGA
- a CDS encoding DUF3343 domain-containing protein yields the protein MALADLFRKKGSGPRPKSRADRGLLVFEHTSEVIRAEKLLKESGREIRVMGPPPEIQKGCDLVVEFPLMEKLDILRTLAEAGTVPLETVPVTGPLLAPVDLYQVKDFGDYLMVRAANMKLTVEKSTRTIVNVSGGGCPDVPYIAARLIGLTLDEAPAPREIGHTLCGYALELAHAEMLRLCSS from the coding sequence TTGGCCCTGGCCGATCTGTTCAGAAAAAAGGGTTCCGGCCCGCGCCCCAAATCGCGCGCGGACCGGGGCCTGCTCGTTTTCGAGCACACCAGCGAGGTCATCCGGGCCGAAAAGCTGCTCAAGGAGTCGGGCCGGGAAATCCGCGTCATGGGGCCGCCGCCCGAGATTCAGAAAGGGTGCGACCTGGTGGTGGAATTCCCGCTCATGGAGAAGCTCGACATCCTGCGCACCCTGGCCGAAGCCGGAACCGTGCCGCTGGAGACCGTGCCCGTGACCGGGCCTCTGCTCGCCCCGGTGGACCTGTACCAGGTCAAGGATTTCGGCGATTACCTCATGGTCCGCGCCGCCAACATGAAACTGACTGTCGAGAAATCCACCCGGACCATCGTCAACGTGTCCGGCGGCGGCTGCCCGGACGTGCCGTACATCGCGGCCCGGCTCATCGGCCTAACCCTCGACGAAGCCCCGGCTCCCAGGGAAATCGGCCACACCCTGTGCGGCTACGCCCTGGAGCTGGCCCACGCGGAGATGCTGCGCTTATGCTCATCATAG
- a CDS encoding sulfurtransferase TusA family protein — translation MSEILDARGLSCPQPVLDTLAKITAMGSGELEVLVDTEASKENVARAAQGKGWKVESITENDGEYRLKLLGS, via the coding sequence ATGAGTGAAATACTCGACGCACGGGGCCTCTCCTGCCCCCAGCCGGTACTGGATACCCTGGCCAAGATAACGGCCATGGGCTCCGGCGAACTCGAAGTCCTAGTGGACACCGAGGCTTCCAAGGAAAACGTCGCCCGCGCCGCACAGGGCAAGGGCTGGAAGGTTGAATCCATCACCGAGAACGACGGCGAATACCGCCTCAAGCTGCTCGGGAGCTAG
- the yedE gene encoding YedE family putative selenium transporter, whose amino-acid sequence MTNFFASRKGIISVGLVIGGLAALLQYLGNPGNMGICVACFERDIAGAVGLHRAGVVQYMRPEIIGFVLGSLAAALVSKDFRPRAGSAPIVRFVLGVFAMIGALVFLGCPWRAILRLAGGDLNALLGLAGLIVGIGIGTLFFRQGYNLGRSQKTYASVGLLMPIIMAGFLVLMFLYPQVAEQPKSGVLFYSLKGPGAMHAPLFISLAVGLLVGILAQRSRFCTMGAFRDLILFKQVHLLTGVIALLVAAFAVNLILGQFHMGFASQPVAHTQGLWNFMGMVLAGLCFALTGGCPGRQLFMAGEGDGDAAVFVLGMIVGAGFAHNFGLASSPNGVGPHGIAAVFIGLAVCLFIGFTMRKKAA is encoded by the coding sequence ATGACCAATTTTTTTGCCTCGCGGAAAGGCATCATTTCCGTCGGGCTCGTCATCGGGGGGCTTGCCGCTTTGCTGCAATACCTGGGCAACCCGGGCAACATGGGAATCTGCGTGGCCTGCTTTGAACGCGACATCGCCGGAGCCGTGGGGCTGCACAGGGCCGGCGTGGTCCAGTACATGCGCCCGGAAATCATCGGCTTCGTGCTCGGATCACTGGCCGCGGCCCTCGTGAGCAAGGACTTCCGGCCCAGGGCCGGTTCCGCGCCCATCGTCCGCTTCGTCCTCGGCGTGTTCGCCATGATCGGGGCCCTGGTTTTCCTGGGCTGCCCGTGGCGCGCCATCCTGCGCCTGGCGGGCGGCGACCTGAACGCCCTGCTCGGCCTGGCCGGACTCATTGTGGGCATCGGCATCGGCACCCTGTTCTTCCGCCAGGGATACAACCTGGGCCGAAGCCAGAAGACCTACGCATCCGTGGGGCTGCTCATGCCGATCATCATGGCCGGATTCCTGGTGCTGATGTTCCTCTACCCGCAGGTCGCCGAACAGCCGAAATCCGGGGTGCTTTTCTACAGCCTCAAGGGTCCCGGCGCCATGCACGCGCCCCTGTTCATCTCCCTGGCCGTCGGCCTGCTGGTGGGCATCCTGGCCCAGCGCAGCCGGTTCTGCACCATGGGGGCCTTCCGCGACCTGATCCTGTTCAAACAGGTGCATCTGCTCACGGGCGTCATCGCCCTGCTCGTCGCCGCCTTCGCGGTCAACCTGATCCTCGGGCAGTTCCACATGGGCTTCGCAAGCCAGCCCGTGGCCCACACCCAGGGATTGTGGAACTTCATGGGCATGGTCCTCGCGGGCCTGTGCTTCGCCCTGACGGGCGGCTGCCCCGGCAGACAGCTCTTCATGGCGGGCGAGGGTGACGGCGACGCCGCCGTGTTCGTGCTCGGCATGATCGTGGGTGCCGGTTTCGCCCACAACTTCGGCCTGGCCAGCTCGCCCAACGGCGTCGGCCCGCACGGCATCGCCGCCGTGTTCATCGGCCTGGCCGTCTGCCTGTTCATCGGTTTCACCATGCGCAAAAAAGCTGCTTAG